A DNA window from Camelina sativa cultivar DH55 chromosome 13, Cs, whole genome shotgun sequence contains the following coding sequences:
- the LOC104737099 gene encoding single-stranded DNA-binding protein, mitochondrial isoform X2, with protein MNSLAIRASKLLRSSLISPLAISTERGSKAWFSTGPIDEGVEEDFEENVSERPELQPHGVDPRKGWGFRGVHRAIICGKVGQAPVQKILRNGRTVTIFTVGTGGMFDQRLVGAINQPKPAQWHRIAVHNEVLGSYAVQKLAKNSSVYVEGDIETRVYNDSISSEIKSIPEICIRRDGKIRLIKYGESISKISFDELKEGLI; from the exons ATGAACTCACTCGCCATCAGAGCCTCGAAGCTTCTGAGATCTTCTTTAATATCTCCTCTTG CAATAAGTACTGAGAGAGGCTCCAAGGCTTGGTTCTCAACTGGTCCTATTGATGAAGGTGTGgaagaagattttgaagaaaaCGTATCAGAAAGACCTGAGCTTCAACCTCATGGAGTTGATCCCCGTAAAGGTTGGGGATTTCGCGGTGTTCATAGG GCGATCATCTGTGGGAAAGTAGGGCAAGCACCGGTACAGAAGATCTTAAGGAACGGGCGGACAGTAACGATCTTCACAGTAGGAACAGGTGGGATGTTTGATCAGAGGCTTGTAGGAGCTATCAATCAGCCGAAACCAGCTCAGTGGCATAGAATCGCAGTGCACAACGAAGTGCTTGGCTCTTACGCTGTCCAGAAGCTTGCTAAAAA CTCATCGGTTTATGTGGAAGGTGATATTGAGACGAGAGTGTATAATGATAGTATCAGCAGTGAAATTAAGAGTATCCCTGAGATTTGCATCCGTCGTGATG GGAAGATTCGGCTGATCAAATATGGTGAAAGCATTAGCAAAATCTCTTTCGATGAGCTAA AAGAAGGATTGATTTAG
- the LOC104737099 gene encoding single-stranded DNA-binding protein, mitochondrial isoform X1 — translation MNSLAIRASKLLRSSLISPLAAISTERGSKAWFSTGPIDEGVEEDFEENVSERPELQPHGVDPRKGWGFRGVHRAIICGKVGQAPVQKILRNGRTVTIFTVGTGGMFDQRLVGAINQPKPAQWHRIAVHNEVLGSYAVQKLAKNSSVYVEGDIETRVYNDSISSEIKSIPEICIRRDGKIRLIKYGESISKISFDELKEGLI, via the exons ATGAACTCACTCGCCATCAGAGCCTCGAAGCTTCTGAGATCTTCTTTAATATCTCCTCTTG CAGCAATAAGTACTGAGAGAGGCTCCAAGGCTTGGTTCTCAACTGGTCCTATTGATGAAGGTGTGgaagaagattttgaagaaaaCGTATCAGAAAGACCTGAGCTTCAACCTCATGGAGTTGATCCCCGTAAAGGTTGGGGATTTCGCGGTGTTCATAGG GCGATCATCTGTGGGAAAGTAGGGCAAGCACCGGTACAGAAGATCTTAAGGAACGGGCGGACAGTAACGATCTTCACAGTAGGAACAGGTGGGATGTTTGATCAGAGGCTTGTAGGAGCTATCAATCAGCCGAAACCAGCTCAGTGGCATAGAATCGCAGTGCACAACGAAGTGCTTGGCTCTTACGCTGTCCAGAAGCTTGCTAAAAA CTCATCGGTTTATGTGGAAGGTGATATTGAGACGAGAGTGTATAATGATAGTATCAGCAGTGAAATTAAGAGTATCCCTGAGATTTGCATCCGTCGTGATG GGAAGATTCGGCTGATCAAATATGGTGAAAGCATTAGCAAAATCTCTTTCGATGAGCTAA AAGAAGGATTGATTTAG